DNA sequence from the Salminus brasiliensis chromosome 3, fSalBra1.hap2, whole genome shotgun sequence genome:
AATCCCCGCTCTCTCCACAGAGAGAAGTACATGCGCACGCTTCTGCAGGTGGAGATGATGTTGAAAGTGTGGTTTCCCCAGGTGTCACCTTGTCAGACTAATTCCACTTCACTGCCCCAAGACTCCGCTGCCAGCCCTCCACCACGCTGGCATCAGAACCATCTGCCTATGAAGGTAAAGTCCAGTTTAAACATTGGAGATGTTGATGATGAACTGACTAACAAACTGTGCAAAGGTCACAAATGAAGAGAGGTGGGCAGATACTAGCATACACAGTTCTCAGCTGGTGGCGTTATAATACTAATACTTTAATACTGAGTATTTTCACAGTACTTTTCCTTCTGCTCTAGTATATTACATATTTGCATTGGTGTAGAATAAGCATTTGCACTTCTTCTGCCTCACTTTAGAGGTTTGTCATTGTATTTGAAATCAAAATGAATTGAAAAACATTGGTTTCTATGTAGAAAATTGCGGGAATCAACAAGTTGCTGACCTAGTTCTTTTGTACTAATGAAGTTGGTTTATGGTACTCAAATTTCTAATCCTGGTGCTGCATTCACAGTAGACCCAATTTTCCATAGcccaaccctctctctctccctgtcacaTGTAATCCAaccctctccccccccctcatctgtaatgctcctgacactgggaagGAGACttgcctcctctgacacatgcacaaccagccaccgcctctttttaaactgctgccgAGATATCATCGCCGGGCAACCAACATGCTCCGAGGAGGGCAAGGGTACCTAACTCTAAGGCATTggctataaaacacacacacatcattacaTTAAAGTAGAATACAGCACCAGGATTAGAAATCTGAGGACCATAAACCAACTTCATTAGTACAAAAGAACTAGGTTGGCAAAACTGAGAATTGAAGTACTGAGAACCTTCAGCAAAACTTGTTGATGtggggagagcgagcgagagaaagcAAGGACAATTGTGcgctctctggctccggctgctgttGGGCAAGCAACATGACCCGAAATTCAAACCACCAATCCTCCGCTTATAGTCTGCTGGACCCTTCCGAGCCCGTGGTGGAGCGCTTTTTGGTGCTGTACAAAAAAGGGGTTTTATAAAGACGCATATGCCTAGTCCTAGTTTTAACACCAAATGTCCTGTAATGTTGAAGTATTTGAATGTGAGTTGCTTCACTCCCCTTAGTCAGCCAGCACAGAGAGCCTAATGGACCCTCCTGGTTCAGGAGGGTGCCTAGTAAATTCTCCTGGCTGTCCGCAGAGTAGATGATTTACTTGGACATGCTTGGAATGTAATCTCGGTCTAGAAGGAGCCAGCTTCAACTTGATGGTGGGACACAGTTCATCTGACTCGCCTAACTGCCTGTTGGGACAAACTTCTGTGcaaaactggtggagctattcgtTGGCAAttgaagtccctgtagttactgaataatacgcctTAGTGAGTAATAAGCCTTTGAGTGTTGGGGTTATGGGGTTGAACCCTATAACTCTGGAAGAGTCCGAAGCAGAATGTTTGTGTCTCGCCTATCACTGGGTATAGGTCATGCATGTTTTGCATGTTCAAACCAAACAAAGCCATTTCTGTGTGTTCAAAGTACCAGATCTGCGGTGACGACATGCAAAACACATTATTTACACAAGAATGGGTCCTTCTGAAATACTGAAATGCTGCTATAGGAGGGAGTCGGCTGAGGTTTTTGTGTAGAGAACTCAAATAATTAGCCAATTAGCATCATGTAAACCACATTTCTGAATGCCTTAATTAACCCTTACACAGACTCTGGGCCAGATATATAAAATAAgacagaaggggggggggggggggttcctaTTGTATCAAAATGCTCAGAGGAATGCTCTGGACTGTGGAGCAAAGAAAGAGGGCGTCCTTTCTCTGTAACGACTGGGACATACTTATTGTTTATTGACATCATTTAAATCTCACTGAATGTTTTTAACTCCATGCTCTTTTTCAGAAACGTCGATTAAGTTGGTCCGACTCCGAGACGCTCCCTCCAACCTGCAAACAGACTCGAGAAATAGAGCCAGAACAGAGTCCCACTCTGACCAGTTCAGAGCTCACCTGTCCAGATGCCACCGCCAGTGCACACACGAAAGACCCAGATGCGGTTTTTAGACACCAAGGACAAGTGATGTCAGAATCTGAAGGTATCCTCAACCCAGAAACAAGCAGCCACAGTCAGTCAGGTAACCTGTTTTCTTCACGTATGATCGATGCAGCTAGAAGGAGGAGTGATGCCTCCACACAGTTGTAATACCTCCTCTCTCCACAGGTGGGAGCTGCTCAGACACACAGGACTGTTCTGTGTCCTCCACCACCCCAACTTCAGACCCGTGCCAGGTGACTGGAAAAAGAGAGGCGGTGTTTACCCTCCGCACACTTGAGTGGGTTCAAGATGTGAATGGGGAGAGCCCAAAAAAGAGAGCTGGTAGGAAATCCTGTTTGACAGAAAAGCAAAGCACATAGCAGTAAGCAGATCCCTTTTCATTAAAAGGAAGGAATTCTTTAATTCGCTGATCTTGGGAACGCCTCACGATTCCTGTGAAACGACTGTGACGAATGACACAACTGCAACAGGTGTTTATTAGGTGACCTAAGTCAGTACAATCACCTACGGTTTTGTCATATATAGCAGAATAgggcattttttatttaaaaagtccAATCCTTGCTAATTATCCCTGAAAGGCTCCAATGAATGGTGTACAGAGAAGGGGCTGAACTTCACGTCAACATCTGCACAACATCTTAAGCCACGGAATGAGTCGCTGAAGCACCCTGAAGCTTCTGGAACACTCTGCTGGTAAACGCTGACCTGCCCTAGTTTACACACTTCTGCCGCCATGGCGAACCGGCAGTCTACAGCACTGTTGCACTCTTAAGATCACACACCACCTTAACCACCTTCCTCCTGAATTGTAAGCAACCGTGCTGAACGCAAACCGAATGGACAGGACTTGTAAAGCAAGCGTAGAGCTTGTTCAAAGGTAAAAACATCGATTTAACGACGTTTCTATTTTTACTTTGATCATTACTTGAAGACGCTGGACTCACTGAAAGCCTTAAGATGATCCCGAAGAGCCAGTATGTCATTACTGTGCAGATTCCTTCGCCGTAACTTGAcgttgtgtatttatttagtgGCAAAGAGCGTCATCTCTGTTAGTTTGAAAGGTGTGACGGGTGACTTGTGAATTGCTTTTGTTAAATGTGAAACACGGAGGACATCATGGGAAAACAGTTTCAGTTTCATTGCCAAATACAACTTGCACATGTATAGAGTaccattgcatttttttttaaataggagGTTGTACTATTTATTTGCTCAGTtaactgtgtttgtttgtttttttttttctctccacaaATCCGAGACAGTTTAGCTGGACACAAGTAGTTATTATAGTTGCCTTTTGGGTgaatgatattttttttttttatatacataacCTGTATTGCTTTTGTTATCTGATAGGATTGACTATTAATTCATGCAGGAAACTTGATACAAATGGAAATCTTTTTCTctcattctggactgatttcaCATTCGGCAGCATGCTCTCAAACGGTGCCTTTCAGAAGAACCCCCTTAAGCCATTAGGTTTGTCTGGACTGAAAATGACCCTTATTGCAAACAAGTGGGAATTCTTTATTTCTCAACAAAACGCTGCTTGCACAGGTACTCAGTTCCTCCAGACCAGCAGTCGGTAGAACCTCGACAATTTTAAGTCTGTTGAGATGTGTTTCTACCATCATTCTCACCCTCTCTTTGGGCAGATTGGCTATGGGTTGTTTAGGTTGATTGGATGACGCCATTTTGACAGTGCCACCTAATCTCGACTGCATTGAGATCTGGACATGAACTGGGCCATGCACCTTTTTGGTGGTTGGTCTAATGAGGGCGATCTgtcttttgtctgtgtttatttattttccccagCAAACgccatttattttgttttgccaGTCAGCAATTCACAATTCCATGACCTGACCAAATGTCATAACCTGATGACTTTTAAGGGGGTTGAACGCAAGGCACTGTACACTGCGCAAAAAAAGAGCATGGTTTTAAGACTGTTGAGGTTCGTTTCGGAGGGATTCTGCATTTATCGATATTTACCTGAATTCCTTGCTTTGTTTACTAACATGAACTCTGCCCATAGATTGTGACTCAGGATTAAGCATTAAGGATTAGCGATGTTACGACAGGTTGCATCAGTTAAGGGACATTTTTAACACCCGTAGGAGACCTATGAGAACAGGTTCAGGTAGATGCTGAACGTTGCCTTCATGTGAGCATGACGTTGATGGTTTGGAAGGACGTGAAGTAGCACATAGACACTTCTTGAAGTAGCAATATTAACAGGGGAATGTGACGTTACCAGGTAGCGGGCAAATGTCTACAGAATTTGGAACCTCTGCTTAGTTTAATGACTTTGCAAATGGCTCATTGGATCCCCTTGTCAGTTAACAGGAGTGTGTATCTGTTAGATATTGGTCTCAGGTATTGTATCAAGCAGATGTTGTTTCCCCATTTTTGATTTCGAGACACCTCTGGCATGTACGGTACTCGATCCCATTCTTGTTGTAATCTTTAAGATTTTCTAACTTCTTCCTCTGTAAGTTATTTCTTTCATTGTATTGGAATTGCTTTTGATGGCTGTTTAACAAAAATCTGTTTTCATATGATTAAATGTTTACTTGtttttgaagtgtgtgtgtgtgctctctcttAAATTACAGTGCAccggttttttttttttgtttgttttttttaaacccagtATTCCTCCAATTTAGTCATGTATAATACTATCTTTTGCCCACAGTAGCGATCGCACTTATCCGACCTCCAGTGCATATTGGGTTTAGTAACAAAATGAagaaactttcagctgtttgcaatgaaccaatcaaacaggaacaatttaaataactcaacacaactaatagaaccaGTAtgttctccaaattcaacacaaaattaCACTATTAATGACGACTGCAATTTTTACTAGTAATAATCTGGGCTGTACAGATGCCAAAAGCTATTCTGAATTCATATTGCAATGGTGACATATCCTTAATGTAATTCCAACTAGTCATGTGTTACTATTGATCACTTTCCCTCTTATCTATACTATTTACTACTAAAAAGCCCCAGTACAGTTGTCTACAATTATTTTACAAGTAGAAATGATCATTTTGGATATGCACACGGTCATTTCTGACTAGTAAAAATTGTAGTTttggatattaataatattcctCTTCTATGTGTACACTGAATTCTTGCTCTCTAAAGCTCTATTTTAGAGATCTGAAACGGCACGTTATGATAAGCATATTAGAACAAATCAAAACTAAATGAGAGCTATCTTACATTTGCAGTACTCAGAATTCATTTATGGGTTTGTGGACCTGGTAATTGGGGTTTTACTAGTCGGAATAGTGTAGATATCTGGAATACAGATATGAGAATGAGATtcaaggtaaaggtgcacgtatttgtcactgtacactgtacagcgaaatgtgtcatccgcatttaacccatctggtagtgaacacacactcacacacacacacacacatgtgttaggggcagtgagtacacacacacccagagcggtgggcagccaactccagcgcccggggagcagagagggtaaagggccttgctcaagggcccaacagtggcagcttgccgagcccgggaatcgaacccacaaccctgttatcgatatcccggcgctctaaccgctgagccaccactgcccaaacaGGTTTTCAGTCAAAACAGGTGGAAATATGGcttgtaaaaatgacatgtcGTCCCGGCAGTACTCGTCAGAATGGCTTatagactatatggacaaaagtaatgggacacctgatTATTCATTGTTGTTACAAAACATagatcatgcttttgttggagtaactgtctctatgttgcccagagaaggctttctactacatagtggggatttgatggcattcagtgacgggtgcgttagtgaggtcaggatgttagatgatcaccaccccaactcatcccaaaagtactggatggagcaccatccgtcattccagagaacagagaacacagttccactgctccacagctcaatgctgagggaggggtgggggctttatacccctctagcctgttAGTCTGCTCCAGAACCTATTGGTGTGTATGAGcttgcacttgcacatctgtgtcagcaatgggtgcagcctgAAGTAACGGAATTCATgcatgagaaggggtgtcctcaaacatttggacatgcagcgTAGATCTATAGAGCTGATATTATTACTAGAAAAAATGTAATAGTTTTACTgtatttctttagtttagccTCGTCCCCTAACAACTGAGTATATGGTAGCAGTGTTGGAGCAGGTCTAAaacatataattaataataaaataaatatgaataaatattataaatacaaTATTAGTTTGATTTCcatattaaaaagaaattacGCACTcccgtgtgttttttttaagtaaataattTCCAGTGCAGCTCCACACTCAGGCCGGACTGAGGGTAACCTTTGGATCCGGGCTGCCTCCTGCGCTTCAGCCCGACCAGCACAAGAGACGGagtgggagcagagagggcctgAAAATGGCGGCTGGAAGTGGAGCCGCAAGCGGCCAAAGTCGCGGCTCGGCCGCTGTACTGGAGTCAACCTTGGACCGTCGTTTTCAAGGAGTGACAAACACGATGGAATCGATTCAGGGACTGTCGACTTGGTGCATCGAGAACAAGAAACACCACAGCATCATCGTCCGCCACTGGATAAAGTGGCTGAGGAAATGTGAGTAGAAGAGCCGTCATCTAGCTGCCTGCAGCCGGAGACCAGCGAGCCAGCCGAGCTAGCCGAGCCAGCCGAGCTAGCTAGCTTCGCAGCCCGCCGAGAGCAGAGGCTGGGTTTTATTAGATAGGAGTTTAAACTGGTAACTTGGCTGCTAGAATTGTGAACTCTGTCTCTGTTGTTGGACTGGTCGGAGAACAGTGGTATAAGTTGCTGTTTAAGTTGGCTAGCGACTGagctagctaacaggctaacgcGTTTCTGTTTGTtgtagctagctatagctatagctagctactCCGTTGCTACGTTAGCGCtcgctagcgctagctagctagctattttcACTGGCCTGGTCTGCTCTCAGTTAAATGCTTACAGCTAGTTTTCTTTCACTGCTCATGGTTCTTTTAAGGAGTTAAATAGCTCCAGAGCTTTCACTGGTTATGTTTGCTTTGAGTGGTACGGAGTTATCCAACACGCTGGCTAGCTCAGGTATAGCTATagcagtagctagctagctagctagctagcagtgCGGGAAGCGGCAGCAGgttggaggagtgtgtgtgtgtgtgtgagagagagagagactaaatggtaaatggttctctgagttTGTTAGCAATAAAGGTCATTTATTACTCGCACAGAAGCGCtgcttatatgtgtgtgtgtgtgtgtgtgtgtgttttggagtgtGAGGGACTTAAGGCAGTGTGGTCTGCTGCGCGGACAGACCCGGCTGTAGACTGGCGCTCTGCTGTCCATGAATACAGGATCTGACGCTGGTTTGAAAGGTGAAGTGAAAGTCCAGTTTTGCTTGACCGGCCAAATCATCACTAAACTGGACAGAAATGGAAGCATGTGCGCATTTCCTCTCTGTCCAACATATTGGTGCACATCTTTTAGGGGTGATTCTCCCATTTCTCCCGAGGAGAAATACCATGGCTTTCCACACAGGCTGTCTATGAGGCGTGTACTGTCAAAGGAGCCTGATGGCTCATTTGCCATATTCACTTAATtctcttcattgttttattgctgttattttttttatttttattttttcctgttttgcttcgaccagaggaggatgggttcccctgttgagtcttggttcctctcaaggtttcttcctcttgatctgagggagtttctcgccactgtcgccactggcttgctcaaaagaggctcaggctcggacccggatctctgtaaagctgctttgtgaggaCATTCGCTGTGAAAAACGcattataaatacatttgaattgagTTGAATTAAAAGGATGAATGTGCTGGACGGTTGAGCTGTCGAGCAGGTCAAGGCCTTTTCAGCTGAAAGAAGTGCAGATCAGTCTACAGGCGTATGCAAAAACGTTTCCCAGTTCATTCTCCCCtagagaacacacttctgcacgtTGTAATATACAGTTACTGATCATTGGTACAGCACAGTGTGGGGTGTACAAATAGTAtgacttatttttttgttagtttaaAAAATA
Encoded proteins:
- the ciarta gene encoding circadian associated repressor of transcription a: MQSLGSCSEWPSKGSLSSITRCLFSEGDQTEDEVSTAASLEGDVAAGMGKTSPEPFATERPLRPEAHSVCGDQQACGRTPACGDLTSVSSTRALTEGDLAFSRKCAELQGYIRPLLELLNGLKTGRFDRGLSTFQQSVAMDRLQRIVGILQKPQLGEKYMRTLLQVEMMLKVWFPQVSPCQTNSTSLPQDSAASPPPRWHQNHLPMKKRRLSWSDSETLPPTCKQTREIEPEQSPTLTSSELTCPDATASAHTKDPDAVFRHQGQVMSESEGILNPETSSHSQSGGSCSDTQDCSVSSTTPTSDPCQVTGKREAVFTLRTLEWVQDVNGESPKKRAGRKSCLTEKQST